CGGATCGAGGCGCACCTCTCGGGTGCGGACCCCGTGCAGCCCGAGCTCGCGCACCGGCTGATGGTGGTGCTCAGCGTCGTCGGCACCCCCGCCGAGGCGGACCTCTTGCTGCGGATCGCCGAGGACAACTCCTCCCCGCTGCGAGGGATGGGGCTGATCGCGGTGGCGCACCTGCCTCCGGGAGCCTCGGTACGCCGCCCGCGGCTCGAGCGGCTGCTCGAGGGGCCCGACGAGTCGCTGGCCCGGACGGCGGCGTACTGCGCCGGGATGACCGGGGACCCGGCGTTGCGCCGGCTCATGGAGCGCGACGACGTGCCGTTGAACCGCAGGCGGGCGGCGCAGTGGTGGATCGCCCACGGGCCCGCGATCCACGAGGCCCAGGCCGGCCGGCGCCCCGACCGGAGCTGACCTGGGCCAGGATGCTCCGGGGCGGCGTCAGTCCGTGCCGGAGGTGACGAGCGCGGGGTTGCTGAAGGTGTCCGGCTTGCCGATGAAGGTGAACCGGTCGAAGGGCCACACGATCGCCCACACCTTGCCGACCACGCTCGACTCCGGGATCGTGCCGCCGCCGGGGAGGTCCTGGTGGAAGCGCGAGTCCTCGCTGTTGGAGCGGTTGTCCCCCATCACCCACAGCCGCCCTTCGGGCACTTTGACGTCGAAGGGCCGGTCCGAGGGCGGGTGTCCGGCGAGGATGTAGTCCTTCTCCTCGAGCGGGATCCCGTTGACCGTGACCCGGCCCTTGGCGTCGCAGCACACGACCCGGTCACCGCCGATCCCGATGACCCGCTTCACCAGGTGGCCTCCGGTCGGGTAGAGCCCGATCTTGGAGAACACCTCCTGCAGCGGGTTCAGCGCCACGTTGCCGAGCGGCCCGAGCCACTTGCCGCCCGGGTCGGCGAAGACGACCACGTCCCCCCGCTCGACCCCGTCGTCGCCCCAGTAGGACCACTTCTCGACCAGGATCCGGTCGTCGTCCACGAACAGCGGTCGCATCGACCCGCTGGGCACGAAGAACATCTGCACGAAGAACGTCTTCACGACCGCCGAGACGGCCAGGGCGAGCACCAGCAGCAGGATCGTCTCGAGCCACACCGGGACGCGCCTCTTCCTCGGGCTGCCCTGGGGTGCGGTGGCGCTCGTCATGGCGAGGAGCCTAGGCGATGCCCTCTCCTTCGACGGTGCCGACGTCCCGGGCGCCGCGACGCGGTTCCACCGTGAGCAGCGGCAGCAGCGCGTGGGCGATCGGGCCGATCGCGACGGCGTACAACACCGTGCCGACCCCCACCGTCCCGCCGAGCAGCCAGCCGACGACCAGGACGCTGACCTCCAGGACGGTGCGCACGCTGCGCACCGAGCGGCCGGTACGCCGCACCAGCGCGGTCATCAGGCCGTCGCGCGGGCCGGGGCCGAGCGACGCGCCGATGTAGAGCGCGGTGGCCAGGCCGTTCAGCCCGACCCCGGCGAGCAGCAGCAGCACCCGCAGCGGCCAGCCGTCGGCCTCCCCGACGACGACCAGGGTCAGGTCGACGA
The DNA window shown above is from Nocardioides mesophilus and carries:
- the lepB gene encoding signal peptidase I, with translation MTSATAPQGSPRKRRVPVWLETILLLVLALAVSAVVKTFFVQMFFVPSGSMRPLFVDDDRILVEKWSYWGDDGVERGDVVVFADPGGKWLGPLGNVALNPLQEVFSKIGLYPTGGHLVKRVIGIGGDRVVCCDAKGRVTVNGIPLEEKDYILAGHPPSDRPFDVKVPEGRLWVMGDNRSNSEDSRFHQDLPGGGTIPESSVVGKVWAIVWPFDRFTFIGKPDTFSNPALVTSGTD
- a CDS encoding YczE/YyaS/YitT family protein, producing MSLNLTRRLAQLFVGLALYGASLALVLRAGLGLAPWDVLHQGLAERLDVSIGQVLIGVSFAVLLLWIPLRERPGFGTVANAVLVGVFVDLTLVVVGEADGWPLRVLLLLAGVGLNGLATALYIGASLGPGPRDGLMTALVRRTGRSVRSVRTVLEVSVLVVGWLLGGTVGVGTVLYAVAIGPIAHALLPLLTVEPRRGARDVGTVEGEGIA